Part of the Candidatus Schekmanbacteria bacterium RIFCSPLOWO2_02_FULL_38_14 genome is shown below.
TCAACCTTTACTTCCTTGAAAAATTCCTTTAACTTTTTCCACATATCCAACCTACTTTAACCTGAAAGCCTTAATAAATATCCTGCAGGCTTCCATATATGTTTTTTTATTCAAACTGTCTAACAATCTTCACAGGCCAGGAGGGATTTGAACCCCCAACACCCGGATTTGGAGTCCGGTGCTCTATCCGTTAGAGCTACTGGCCTACTATAACCTGCTTCTTTACAAGAAAAGCAGACAGTAAACTCCAAATCTTAAGCTCCTGCAAACTATTTTGTCTCCTTGTGCAAGGTATGTTTTCTGCAAGAACTGCAGTACTTAGAAAATCCCAGCCTGTCAGGCGTGGTCCTCTTGTTCTTGGTAGTAGTATAATTCCTTTCTTTACATACCTCACATGCCATAGTAATTATTATTCTCTCAGCCATTAATTTTCCTTCTTAAGCAATTATTTCGCTTATTACTCCCGCGCCCACTGTTCTTCCTCCCTCTCTTATTGCAAACCTCAGTTCCTTCT
Proteins encoded:
- a CDS encoding 50S ribosomal protein L33 — encoded protein: MAERIIITMACEVCKERNYTTTKNKRTTPDRLGFSKYCSSCRKHTLHKETK